In Mycoplasmopsis synoviae ATCC 25204, the sequence AGCATAAACTAATTTAACTTGTTCTGGTTTAAAGTAAATTTTTCTGCAGTGTAAGCTAAATCATTAACATTTAATCATTGATTTAATGGCGTATTTTCATTAAAATGTGTTAAAGAAATTTGTTTTGTAGTTCCTAAAAACCTTTATCAATTTGTCTTTTAGCTTGATCATATTCTTTTCTAAATTCTAAATCCAAAGTTTCTCATTGTATATAAGTAATAAGGTAAAAGGTATAAAAAAGAGCTTCCAACTTGGAAACTCAGGTTTTAATTTTTAAATAAATTATTTCTAGTCAAATATATTAAAAATACACATTTTAGTTTTTAAAATGCGTATTTTTAATAATTTAAATATTTAATTTAATAATAAATTTTCTAAAAATTTTATTTAAATTTATGAAATTAATATTACTTGATATTATGATTTAATTTATTTTTTAATATCAATAATTAATTTTTGTGTAATTGTTTAGGATTAAATACTCATTCAGGTATTTCGATTGTACTATCTCAAGAACTTAATTTTAAAAAAGTTGAAGCAAGAGAATTTTTATTAGCTAATTTATATAATTGTTCAATATTAGGAGCAAAACCAAATCAATTAAATTTTTCATATTTATTTTTATCATTATTTCAAGCTACAGAATAATTGTAATATGAAGTAGCAAAATTATAGAATGATGCAGCATTTAAACTAGTAATATAATTACCTCTATCATCTACTACTCCCGTACCACTTAAACCGCCTCTAAAGAATATTGGGGCATAACTAGTTTCTACAGAAGTTCTTTGATAACTTTCTCTTGCTCTTCCTATAGTACTATCATTATAAATATAACCAATTTGTTTATAACCAGGAAAACCTGTTATTAAACGATTAGTTGAAAAATTCAATTTATTTTCAAAACTAGGGCTTTTATTAACAGCTTTGTGCATTTCTAAAAAATAAGTAATATTATCTTTATTGTAATCGCTTATGCCTAAATTTGGTAATTTTTTCAGATTTTCAAATCATAAAGCAGCGCTAAATTTGCCTTGTTTTTTAAGATTATTAATAATATTATTAACATCAATCATGTAAGTAGATAAATCAGGTAAAACAGCTAATTTATTTTTATCTTTACTATCAACATGTATTTCGCCGTCATCATTATATTGTTTATATCCTGTTCAGAAAGTAAAAATTGGTGTAGAAGTAGCGTTTTCATTGTCTACACCTTTTTTAGCATCAGCCGAAATAACATGTTTATTAGTTCCATTTAAAGTGAAATTAGCATTTGTTTTTCAGGCATTTTCTCAAGGTGTTTCAATTGTATTATTGTTATTAACTACATGATTATTAGTAATAAAGTAATATTTGCCATCTTGTTTATCTTTATTAACTTTACCAAGCATTAAAGAAGAACCATTATTAAAGGCTAAAACTCGATTGTTAATATCTTTAATTCTTTGATCATCATAACTTAAATGCATAAATTCAACTGAAGGTTTATATCCTTCATGTCATTTATAAATTAAATTTTCATTAGGATTATATTTAAATAATTCACCATGATTATAAGCTTCATTATAAATATAAAAGGGCATATTTTCAGGTGTTATACTTAAATTTTGATAATCAAATTTATTACTTTGATATTTGCTAAAAGTCTCGTTTTCAATTTCATTTTGGTATTGAATGTTAATATTAGCTCCAAAATTTTGATTAAAGTAAATTGCTTTATTTTTATCGAATTTAACTTCTGGCAAAGTTTTTTGATGATAATAAAGAGTTTCAGCTATATTATTTGCAACTATTAAATAATCATTATCATCACTTAATCTATAACTAAAATGAATACCTTCTTCATTTAAAGTAAATGTTAAAGTAAAATCAATTTTAATATTATTAACACTTTGAGTTTCTTTTTTAAAAATAAGAGTTTTTTGTTTTACTAATTCATTTCAATCTAAAGTAATATTTAAATTTTGTTGAGAATCTAAAACTCTCTTGTAACGATTCTCGTCTAAATATAAAATATTGGTAAAAAATTCAAAATTGATTTTAGCATTAGTTACCTTATCTTGTTTTAATAATGGGTTATAATAATCTTTTTTAAATAATCAAGTAATCTCTTTTTTGTTATTGCTTAAATCAAAATAATTATCTTTGTAATTTAATTTAATTTTTCTTTGTCTTAAAATTTTACCATTAGCTAAAAAGACTTTTTTCATATTATATTGAGCACTTAAAAAGTTTAAAATTTGTTCATCAGTTAAATTATCATCTGTTCAATCACTAAAATGACCAATTTCATATCATGTATCACCTAAAATATCTTTAGGTCTATTGACATATTGTGGAAAAATGTATTTTGAATATTTTAGTCTGACAAAAATTCTATTTTCAATATTTTTTACTTCAGCTATTTTTAAATCATTTCAATTGGGTAATTTTCAATTGTTATAGCTTATTTCAGTTAAATTGAAATAATTATTATTAATATTTTTATTAGTTTTAAAATAATTTAACAATGTTGCTGACGTTTGATTTTTAAGAACATCTACTTTAACATTGAAATTTTTCAAAGTAATACTGTTTATTAAAGCTTCAGGATAAGCTTCTAATTGATAATCATTATAAAGATTTTCTAAAGTAATATCTTTATTAGCGCTATATCTTATATTACTATTAGTTTTGTTAATAAAACCTAATTTAAAACTTAAACTATTTTCTTTAGGATTGTTAACATCATAGTAATAAACATAATAATCTTTTAATAAATTAGTTATATTGACATTATTTACTAAATCTGTTGAATTTTTAATTAAATCATGTTGTTTTTGTGAACTATTGTTATTAACCATAGTTAATAAATGATTTAATTGTGCAAAAGCTTTTTGTTCTACTAATAACTTAGGATCCAAAGTTCTTCTGGTTCTTAAATCATTTTGATTATTTGGTGAACCTTGTACAAAATTATAAATAAAGTTTGTACTATTAATTTTACCTATTTCATTAATAATGTTTGCTTGAGGTTTTGTATATTTGGTTGCATCATTAAAATCATTTGCACTAAATCAATTTCTCGCTGGATAAAAATCACTTTCTTCTATAGTTTTAAAATATTTTAAAGTATAACCTAAAGTGCTAATGCCAGTATATTTACCATTTTCAAATAAGCCAAATTGAACAATTGCTTCACCTTTGATATCGTTAAAGTGTTGAACTGGTTTATTTGGTAAACCAAGTCTAGTTTGATCTTTAGTTAAAAATTTAATTTGATAGCGTCCATTAGCAGGCAATTCATAAAAATCATTTAAATTATCATAAATTTTAGAAGCTAAATAATTTTGATGTGTATCATTATTTTTTTTAATTTTTACTTGTGAAAGTATTTTAGAAATATTATTTCCAGTAACTAAATTAACAAAAAAAGCATCTTCTAATTGATTAATATCATAATTAAAATTGTTAAAAATTAGAGGTAAATAAACAACTTGATTATTCTTAGTTAATTTTAATAATAATTTAACTAAATTATTTGGTTGAAAATAAAAATAATTAAATTTATCAGTATCATTATTTAAATAACTTACAACTTCTTCAATTTGTCAACCATTAAGATTAAAATCAAAGCTTTTTAGAACAATTTCTTTGAATAATTCTCTGCTTAATGCATCATTTTGATTTAAAGTAGGATATCTGCCTGTTGTAGTAATATTTTTATATTTTTCGTTAGTTTTTTTAATTTCTTCAGCAGTATTATTAATATAAGTTAATAAAACTTCATCCGTTTTATTATTATTAAATTTAGCATTGGTTAAATAATATTGACTAGGTTTATATGTGACATTAAAATCATCATTAAGTAAATAAGTATATAAATAATTACCACCAAAATAATCGTGTTGATTACGATTATCAGCTGTTTTTAAATTATTAAAACTTTTAATAGTTTTACCATTTAATTTAACATCAACAACTAAATTTCATTTTAAAACAAAAGCTTTAGCATTTTTTACTTGACGATTAACATCTCTAACTTTTTTTTCTACTTGTGTTATATCATTTTTTGATTTTTGTCAATTAATTTCATAATCAAATAAATTATTTAATTTTTCTACTTTTTTACTAAAAGCACTATTTAACAAATTAGTTTTATTTCTTAAATCATTTCCTGCTAGAGAATTTAAAAAAGCATAATCTACATCATATAATTCTTCAATTGAGTTAAAACTCAAACCATTAGTTAAAGAAGCTACATCATTTTTAAAAGTAAATGTTCTTTGTTCTTCTTTAGTATAATCACCTTTTTGAGCCACTAAAGTAAAACTAATTTGATTTAAATTATTATCATCTATTTTGATATTTTTAATTTTTAAATTTATTTCTTTATCATTTACTAAATTTAAAAAATAAGGAGCATTTTGTTCTGAAATACTAGTTGAATAAAGTTTAATATTTAAATCTTGATTAATTAAAGGATTTTCAGCAATTGTATAAGATGCTAAAAAAGTATCTACACTATTTTGATTTTCAAAAGTTTGTTTATTTTTAAATCCTGAAATAGTAACTTTTTTAACATTTGAAGATATTTTTTGTCCATAAAAATTTTCTATAAAAATTTGATATTCAAAACTTATACTATTTGTTTTTAAATCATGAGTAAGATTTTTTAACTCTTCATTTTGATAATTATTATTTGTTTTAATTTGAATTTTTTCTAATTTAGCTTCTTCGGTAAAAGTGTTTTCTTTATCAGGATAATCAAAAGTAAAATTAGTTTTATTTAATTTTTCTTTTTCATTAGTTATTAATTCCTCTAAAGATAAACCTTGTTTAAATCCAGATATTTCTTTAGTTAAAATATCACTAATTATTTCAGCATTTAAATTAGTTTTTAAACTTTTTAAACGATATTGTAAAGTTGCTTTAGCTTCCTGATTAACTTGCTCAATTATTTTTGGTTCAACTAATTCTATTTGATCATTAGAATTAGTTGTAAACTGTTCTGCTTTAACATCTAATGCATAAGTTTGATTTTTATTAGGATAATTAAAGTCAAAATTATTAGCATTTAAACGTTTTAATTCTTCATTTATAGCCTCACGATTAACACAAGCAGTAAGCAAAGGAGTTAAAACAAAAATGCTTGAGGCATTAAGAGCTAATAATAATTTAAATTTTCTTTTCATTTTATTCCTTTTATCAATAATATAATTTCATTATTAATTGAGATAATTTAATTATATATAATTCAAAAAAATCGACTTTTTTATTTTGTATTTAAGTCGTTTTTTTAATAATTTATTATTAAAAGTAATTATTTATTCATTTGTTGAGCCACTTCTGCAGCAAAATCAGTAACTACTTTTTCAATTCCTTCGCCTACTGTATATCTAACAGCATCTAATAATTGCGAATTTTGAGTACTTAATAATTTTTCAATAGTTAATGAATCATCAATCATAAAAGCTTGCTTTTCCTGCGTTTCCAAGTTGTAATGAAGAAAAAAGCGAATACACCTATAAATAAGGTGTATTCGTTTTTTGCACTTTTAAATTACAATGATAGACCATTAACCGCATATTGAAAATCACTATATATTTTGTTTAATTGCTTATGTTCTGGGTCTAAATTATTCTTGATTTCACTTACAATTTTACCATTGACAGTCTTTGTTGTGATTGTTATAAGTTTCAATGCATCTATAAACATATTCATTGTCAGTTTTTGGATCTCTTCATTATCTTTATAAAACTTCTTTAATTTATAAATGCAATATTTCAAAACAATTAGAGACAAAAAGCATAAAAATACATGAGATTGAATATGCTCGTCTTTATAAACGTATATCGGTCTAACTTCGATTGCTGATTTTAAGCTTCTAAAACTTTCTTCCACTTTTCATTGTCTATTATATATTTCATTGGCTTTTTTTGAATTTAAATTTGTTATGTTCGTTTCAATCATATAAAAGCCATCTTCATTAGCCACTTTTTTAATTTTTTCAATATTTAATCTTGCTACTGTTTTACCATCTACATTAATATACTTTTTCTTATATTCAGAAGCCAAAGCACTTAATGGCAATTCACCTTTAATAGACTTTTTTTCAATTTATTAATAAGATTTTGTCTTTTTATTTTGTCTAAAGTTTGTTTTGAAGGGCTAAAATAGACAAATTGTTTTCTAAATGTATCGCTATCTCTTTTTTTATTTTTGTTTTTAGCTCAAATAGATTAAACGAATCTAGATTTAGTAAAATACTCATTTTCTTGAACAAAGCCTTGTTTATTTACTATAAATGCTTTATCTTCTTTTCCAAGAATATCAATACGTTTCTGAAGTATATATTTATATCCTTTTTGTTGTAAATATCTTAAATTCGCATTTTGACTAATAGTTTTATCAGCAACAATTATTATGTCTTTTGTTTTGTAAATTCTTTGCATTTCGATTAAAAATTTCACAAGAGTTTTAGAATCTACAGTATTTCCTTTTAAAACTTTATAGTGAAAAGCAATGCCATTATTATCAACTGCCATAGCCACAACAATTTGATCTTCATCATGCTTTCCATCTTTAGAAAAACCTCTTTATTTCAAAGCATCTCTTAAAAAACTTTGAAAATAAATAGTTGTATTATCAAAATGCATTAATTTTGCGTTTCTAGTTGTCAATTCTTGCATTTTGTTATAAATATTGACTAAAATTGCATTTTTATATTCTAAAAAAGTATCGAAATAGTTATAAATTGAAGATTTTTTTTATATCTATCTTATGTAAAAAGTCATTTTTGTTTTTGTATTGACAAATATAACTTCTTGGTTGAATTATTCTTGTTGCAACAATAAATTCCAATACTTCTTCTAAAGATTTGTGTTTAGTTTTCGGTAATCCTTTAAATAAATCTAGTTCTTTAATTACTTTATAAATCAATTCAATACCAACGTTTTTTATATTTGTTTCGACAGATGTCGGGTTAAGTAATTGAAAAAATTTGATTTTAACTTCAATTTTATTTTCTCCAACAGGAACCAATCTAGCAATTTGTTTTAAATCATCGATGTTTTGTAGAGAATATTTTTCTTTAATTTCTTCTCAATAACCTAATCCAACTAAATTACCAATCCCTTTACCGTATCCTTTTGATATTCCTAATGCAATGTAAATTTGTTTTGGGTTTTTTCTTTTATACAGAATGTAGTTACTCATATTTATATTATACATTATTATCATTGTAATCATTGTAAAAAATTAAAATAATTAAAAAATGTACTTATATACTATGTATATAAATAATAAGGTAAAAGGTATAAAAAAGAGCTTCCAACTTGGAAACTCGGGTTATTATTCTAATTTTTTCTCTTAGTTAAACAATTATTTTTACACAACTGAATTCATAAAAATAAATTTTACTTTCTGTTAAAATAATGAATCAATTATTAAAGTATTTATTCCATGTTTAATATTGTCAGAATTATTTTCTTTGATAATAATTTATTTCACATCGTCCACTATTATTATGATAAAAAATATCATTTTAGTACGATTATTTAACTCTTAATCAATCTATATTATTCAACAATATTTTCTATTTTCTTAGGAAAAATCCCCAAAACTTTAAAATATGTACTTTCTAGAATAAGATTTATCCTTAAAAATAGGTATAAGTATAAAAAACATTATTCAAATACAACTTTAAATTTGATTCATTAAATAACGTTATAAATTAAATCGTTAGTCATTTAAAACTGCACAATTACCAGTTTCTAAATCATTTAAATTATAAATGGTGTCTAATACATCAAAGGTATCTTCTAAATTATGTTTAGCTGAATTTCAACCAACTCCATCAGTAAACCAAACAAAGGTGAAATTGGATATTTCTTTTGCTTCTAAAGCTAGATTTTTATAGCTTCTAGCAGTTTCATTAAGTTTAGAACCGCCACTATTATAAAAATTACATTCACAAGCAAATACTTTTTCAGCTTTAATAAAAACAAAATCAAAACGTTTTTCTGTTTTACCATTATTACTTATTTTTGAAAGATCAATGCCAAAAATTTTTTCGATATCACTTTTACACATTTCTTTTCAATAGGTTTTATTTTTTATAAAGCCGGATTTAACCAGATAAGATTCTATGATATTTTCCATAACATCACCTGTTCTATTCTTCCTTGCGTTAGTATCCATTCCAACTTCAACGCCCATTACATAATCAAAAAGATTATTAATTAGATGCTTCGAGATAAGATCAAAAAGACCTGTATTTTCCATAAAATCAGCGTATTCCTCAGCTGAATAATTGGCATTAATAAAATTAAATATTTTTGTGCTTTCAATATCAGTAACTTTAATTTCACATTCTCTTTTAGCAATTAAAATTGGAATTGCTTTTAGTACTTCAGGGTATTGTTTCAACAACGTCAAAAAATCATTTCTAATAGAAGATGAACCAATTAGAC encodes:
- a CDS encoding MGA_1079 family surface serine endopeptidase, with protein sequence MKRKFKLLLALNASSIFVLTPLLTACVNREAINEELKRLNANNFDFNYPNKNQTYALDVKAEQFTTNSNDQIELVEPKIIEQVNQEAKATLQYRLKSLKTNLNAEIISDILTKEISGFKQGLSLEELITNEKEKLNKTNFTFDYPDKENTFTEEAKLEKIQIKTNNNYQNEELKNLTHDLKTNSISFEYQIFIENFYGQKISSNVKKVTISGFKNKQTFENQNSVDTFLASYTIAENPLINQDLNIKLYSTSISEQNAPYFLNLVNDKEINLKIKNIKIDDNNLNQISFTLVAQKGDYTKEEQRTFTFKNDVASLTNGLSFNSIEELYDVDYAFLNSLAGNDLRNKTNLLNSAFSKKVEKLNNLFDYEINWQKSKNDITQVEKKVRDVNRQVKNAKAFVLKWNLVVDVKLNGKTIKSFNNLKTADNRNQHDYFGGNYLYTYLLNDDFNVTYKPSQYYLTNAKFNNNKTDEVLLTYINNTAEEIKKTNEKYKNITTTGRYPTLNQNDALSRELFKEIVLKSFDFNLNGWQIEEVVSYLNNDTDKFNYFYFQPNNLVKLLLKLTKNNQVVYLPLIFNNFNYDINQLEDAFFVNLVTGNNISKILSQVKIKKNNDTHQNYLASKIYDNLNDFYELPANGRYQIKFLTKDQTRLGLPNKPVQHFNDIKGEAIVQFGLFENGKYTGISTLGYTLKYFKTIEESDFYPARNWFSANDFNDATKYTKPQANIINEIGKINSTNFIYNFVQGSPNNQNDLRTRRTLDPKLLVEQKAFAQLNHLLTMVNNNSSQKQHDLIKNSTDLVNNVNITNLLKDYYVYYYDVNNPKENSLSFKLGFINKTNSNIRYSANKDITLENLYNDYQLEAYPEALINSITLKNFNVKVDVLKNQTSATLLNYFKTNKNINNNYFNLTEISYNNWKLPNWNDLKIAEVKNIENRIFVRLKYSKYIFPQYVNRPKDILGDTWYEIGHFSDWTDDNLTDEQILNFLSAQYNMKKVFLANGKILRQRKIKLNYKDNYFDLSNNKKEITWLFKKDYYNPLLKQDKVTNAKINFEFFTNILYLDENRYKRVLDSQQNLNITLDWNELVKQKTLIFKKETQSVNNIKIDFTLTFTLNEEGIHFSYRLSDDNDYLIVANNIAETLYYHQKTLPEVKFDKNKAIYFNQNFGANINIQYQNEIENETFSKYQSNKFDYQNLSITPENMPFYIYNEAYNHGELFKYNPNENLIYKWHEGYKPSVEFMHLSYDDQRIKDINNRVLAFNNGSSLMLGKVNKDKQDGKYYFITNNHVVNNNNTIETPWENAWKTNANFTLNGTNKHVISADAKKGVDNENATSTPIFTFWTGYKQYNDDGEIHVDSKDKNKLAVLPDLSTYMIDVNNIINNLKKQGKFSAALWFENLKKLPNLGISDYNKDNITYFLEMHKAVNKSPSFENKLNFSTNRLITGFPGYKQIGYIYNDSTIGRARESYQRTSVETSYAPIFFRGGLSGTGVVDDRGNYITSLNAASFYNFATSYYNYSVAWNNDKNKYEKFNWFGFAPNIEQLYKLANKNSLASTFLKLSSWDSTIEIPEWVFNPKQLHKN
- a CDS encoding type II restriction endonuclease, with the protein product MRDSIATYDYYTDFKKVYTNTDSIKIELNILNSLIGSSSIRNDFLTLLKQYPEVLKAIPILIAKRECEIKVTDIESTKIFNFINANYSAEEYADFMENTGLFDLISKHLINNLFDYVMGVEVGMDTNARKNRTGDVMENIIESYLVKSGFIKNKTYWKEMCKSDIEKIFGIDLSKISNNGKTEKRFDFVFIKAEKVFACECNFYNSGGSKLNETARSYKNLALEAKEISNFTFVWFTDGVGWNSAKHNLEDTFDVLDTIYNLNDLETGNCAVLND